In a genomic window of Malassezia japonica chromosome 4, complete sequence:
- the ryh1 gene encoding GTPase Ryh1 (BUSCO:EOG09264JHE; EggNog:ENOG503NYN5; COG:U), giving the protein MATSATAPAGEYGSSMRKFKLVFLGEQSVGKTSLITRFMYDTFDGNYQATIGIDFLSKTMYLDDRTVRLQLWDTAGQERFRSLIPSYIRDSSVAIVVYDVTNRDSFKSTSKWVEDVRAERGNEVIIALVGNKTDLSDKREVSTEEGEQRAKEYNNVMFIETSAKAGHNVKSLFKKIAQALPGMDEQAADSVAAHQTIDVSAQADEAKSSTCSC; this is encoded by the exons ATGGCGACGAgtgcgacggcgcctgcgGGCGAGTACggcagctcgatgcgcaaGTTCAAGCTGGTGTTTTTGGGCGAGCAGTCGGTTGGAAAGACGTCGCTGATCACCCGTTTCATGTACGACACGTTCGACGGCAACTATCAGGCGACGATCGGCATCGACTTTTTGTCCAAGACGATGTATCTCGACGACCGCACCGTGCGTCTGCAGCTGTGGGACACGGCCGGCCAGGAGCGTTTCCGCTCGCTGATTCCGTCGTACATCCGCGACTCGTCAGTCGCGATCGTCGTGTACGACGTCACGA ACCGCGACTCGTTCAAGTCCACCTCCAAATGGGTCGAGGAtgtgcgcgccgagcgtggcAACGAGGTGATTATTGCGCTGGTTGGCAACAAGACCGACTTGAGCGACAAGCG TGAGGTATCTACGGAAGagggcgagcagcgcgccaaggaATACAACAATGTCATGTTCATCGAGACATCCGCCAAGGCTGGGCACAATGTAAAGAGTCTGTTTAAGAAAATTGCCCAGGCCCTCCCGGGAATGGACGAACAGGCCGCAGACAGCGTCGCCGCACACCAGA CCATCGACGTGTCGGCACAGGCGGATGAGGCCAAATCGTCTACGTGCTCGTGCTAA
- the gpi1 gene encoding pig-Q (COG:M; COG:O; EggNog:ENOG503NXZC; TransMembrane:4 (i146-169o181-198i219-242o248-273i)), whose protein sequence is MERVYAVLAWPAYWNECSLLTAKVASGDTPSIPAHLVQARTAANAAWNALLLYVCDMALGYLLSTALEAHEAWLVQRGVQLLDAMDAPALRSVLDWLAHWPLGIKLNTELALFSRDVLASIAEAHSAYVLQPLFAHLSQFVQGCCWVSRCLGATVLLSVLLDTLMVLGMHVRGMYFLVRHVYLFFTRAAGSLFDMFRGKKRNPIHHGRLDTAEYEVDQLFLGTILFTLLVFLFPTVLMFYATVAAAHLAVLCVYAGLVSLVRLLGALPLYTLILRVWNSARVPCGVALVGQYRMKGCAIGLTAALAPLHSALRPLAEVPHLVWCALCGAPLHVPL, encoded by the coding sequence ATGGAGCGCGTGTATGCGGTGCTTGCGTGGCCGGCCTACTGGAACGAGTGTTCCCTGCTCACGGCCAAGGTTGCCTCGGGTGACACGCCCTCAATACCTGCTCACTTGGTGCAAGCGCGCACAGCTGCAAATGCGGCGTGGAATGCGCTCCTATTGTATGTCTGCGACATGGCACTGGGCTATCTGCTGAGCACAGCCCTagaggcgcacgaggccTGGCTAGTCCaacgcggcgtgcagctcTTGGACGCCATGGATGCGCCCGCACTGCGTTCGGTGCTTGACTGGCTCGCGCATTGGCCACTCGGCATCAAGCTCAATACGGAACTTGCGCTTTTTTCGCGCGATGTGCTTGCGAGCATAGCCGAGGCGCATTCGGCGTACGTGCTGCAGCCCCTTTTTGCACACCTCTCCCAGTTCGTGCAAGGCTGTTGCTGGGTAAGCAGGTGCTTGGGAGCTACTGTGCTGCTGAGCGTGCTGCTGGACACGCTCATGGTGCTTGGCATGCATGTACGAGGGATGTACTTTCTTGTCCGGCACGTCTACCTCTTCTTTACGCGTGCTGCCGGCTCACTCTTTGACATGTTTCGGGGCAAGAAGCGCAATCCTATCCACCATGGGCGGCTTGATACGGCAGAGTACGAGGTGGACCAACTGTTCCTCGGCACGATCCTCTTTACTCTCCTTGTCTTTCTCTTCCCCACCGTCCTCATGTTTTATGCGACGGTGGCAGCCGCGCATCTCGCCGTGCTCTGCGTCTACGCTGGGCTCGTGTCGCTGGTGCGTCTGCTTGGAGCCCTCCCCCTGTATACCCTGATTCTCCGTGTGTGGAATTCCGCGCGTGTGCCGTGTGGTGTTGCCCTCGTCGGCCAGTATCGCATGAAAGGCTGTGCGATCGGTCTGACAgccgcgctggcgccgctgcacaGCGCCCTGCGCCCCCTAGCAGAGGTCCCCCACCTCGTGTGGTGTGCGCTATGTGGTGCGCCACTGCATGTGCCGCTCTAA
- a CDS encoding uncharacterized protein (COG:S; EggNog:ENOG503P6YG), with amino-acid sequence MADFRKCYVTADSPSECKLQVDDYLECLHHTKELERAHVLQEHLIKRQAEESRQAREAAKKGGLAGPRLGLIDLDAEPKADAKESKAEA; translated from the exons ATGGCG GACTTCCGGAAATGCTACGTCACGGCTGACTCCCCGTCGGAGTGCAAGCTGCAGGTGGACGACTACCTTGAATGCCTGCACCACACGAAGGAG CTGGAGCGCGCCCATGTTCTGCAAGAGCATCTGATTAAGCGCCAGGCCGAAGAgtctcggcaggcgcgtgAGGCTGCCAAGAAGGGCGGCCTTGCTGGCCCCCGCTTGGGCCTGATCGATTTGGATGCGGAGCCCAAGGCGGACGCGAAGGAGTCCAAGGCTGAGGCGTAA